The following proteins are co-located in the Sphingobacteriia bacterium genome:
- a CDS encoding F0F1 ATP synthase subunit A, translated as MSKGHGPLHQFTIQKIVPLEIFGYDISFTNSALFMSLAAITTILFFYFSTKRLSVVPGKLQSFTEMIYDFITDLIDENIGQEGKKFIPLVFTVFIFVLMCNLLGMLPYGFTSTSHIIVTFTLAAIIFLTVTIGGFILHGTHFFSIFLPSGTPWWLAPLMILIEFFTFLARPFTLAIRLAGNMMAGHVLMKVLGSFVLGMGIYWGWLPIPFMVLISGFEIFVAILQAYIFTILTCVYLNSAIHLH; from the coding sequence ATGTCAAAAGGACACGGACCACTTCATCAGTTTACAATACAGAAAATAGTGCCACTTGAAATATTTGGGTACGATATTAGCTTTACAAATTCAGCACTTTTTATGAGTTTAGCAGCTATTACTACAATTTTATTTTTCTATTTTTCCACAAAAAGATTAAGCGTTGTACCTGGAAAACTACAATCTTTCACTGAAATGATTTACGATTTTATCACTGACCTTATTGATGAAAATATAGGACAGGAAGGTAAAAAATTTATTCCTTTAGTGTTCACAGTTTTTATTTTTGTTTTAATGTGTAATTTATTAGGGATGCTACCTTATGGCTTTACTTCAACTAGTCATATTATTGTAACATTTACACTTGCAGCAATAATATTTTTAACAGTAACTATTGGTGGATTTATTCTTCATGGAACTCATTTTTTTAGTATTTTCCTCCCTTCAGGTACACCATGGTGGTTAGCACCTTTAATGATTTTAATTGAATTTTTTACTTTTTTAGCAAGACCATTTACACTAGCAATTCGTCTTGCAGGAAATATGATGGCCGGTCACGTTTTGATGAAAGTTTTAGGATCATTCGTACTAGGTATGGGAATATACTGGGGTTGGTTACCTATACCATTTATGGTATTAATATCAGGCTTTGAAATTTTCGTGGCTATACTCCAGGCATATATTTTTACGATACTCACTTGTGTGTATCTAAATAGTGCAATACATTTGCATTAA
- a CDS encoding F0F1 ATP synthase subunit C, giving the protein MDAQSMKYIAVGLMAFGMVGAALGVGNIFSALLNGIARNPSAEGKMSGRALLGAAMVEAMGIFALVIALILIFS; this is encoded by the coding sequence ATGGACGCTCAATCAATGAAATATATAGCAGTAGGATTAATGGCTTTTGGAATGGTAGGTGCTGCATTAGGTGTAGGTAATATTTTCTCTGCACTTCTTAATGGTATTGCTCGTAATCCATCAGCAGAAGGAAAAATGTCTGGACGCGCATTACTTGGAGCCGCGATGGTAGAAGCTATGGGTATATTTGCGCTTGTAATAGCATTAATTTTGATCTTTTCATAA
- the mrdA gene encoding penicillin-binding protein 2, protein MLGMGKLSLLSLLGSRMYYLQISESEKYKTLSDSNHIRLLPVPPKRGLIVDRNNNILALNKINYRVLLTKENNEHLELTIKKLVELLELRGDEKEDFEQKILSQKKQSTVMLFDNLTWRDLSVIELNIPDLPGVYVEVGQIRYYPYNISCAHLIGYVGTVGKDEIRNEAVIYHPDYKIGKNGVEKFFDERLQGVAGYKQVEVDAYGYNVRELSFNESIPGEDIPLGLNIKIQDLIYNNILEGKDAAVVAMDIHTGEILAMCSTPSFDPNKFTQGISKDYWQKLTNNKHLPLINKTISQQYPPGSVFKTVAALAAVESGIDPNMRVECNGGMYVGNHKFHCWKHEGHGALNLEQAIQHSCNIYFYNIVKRIGFDKISEVAKQLGLGDRINIGLIGEVAGIIPNREWKKKKLKQEWHLGDSIICGIGHGYVNVTPLQLAVMTARIASGKKVIPRLTVPSEVYEFEDLNFNEKSLITVRNGMDMVVNQPGGTVYRHRSEDPRYNYAAKTGTGQVIGIKHDSKGKALNENLSWETSHHGICIGYGPVINPRFACATVVEHGGSGAGSAAPVVKEVLLKLQQFS, encoded by the coding sequence ATGTTAGGCATGGGTAAGCTTTCTCTTCTTAGCTTGCTTGGCTCTAGAATGTATTACTTACAAATTAGCGAATCGGAAAAATATAAAACTCTTTCAGATAGTAATCATATTAGACTTTTACCGGTCCCTCCAAAAAGAGGTTTAATTGTAGATAGAAATAATAATATTCTTGCTTTAAATAAAATAAATTACCGCGTTTTACTTACTAAAGAAAATAATGAGCATTTAGAGTTAACTATAAAAAAATTAGTTGAATTATTAGAGCTTCGTGGTGATGAAAAAGAAGATTTTGAGCAAAAAATTCTAAGTCAAAAGAAGCAATCAACTGTAATGTTATTTGATAATTTAACTTGGCGTGACTTAAGTGTTATTGAATTAAATATACCCGATTTACCGGGAGTATATGTTGAAGTAGGGCAAATTAGATATTACCCATATAACATTTCTTGCGCACACCTAATTGGATATGTTGGTACTGTTGGAAAAGATGAAATAAGAAATGAAGCAGTGATTTATCATCCAGATTACAAAATCGGTAAAAATGGCGTTGAAAAGTTTTTTGATGAAAGATTGCAAGGTGTTGCAGGATATAAACAAGTTGAAGTAGATGCATACGGTTATAATGTTAGAGAATTATCCTTTAATGAGTCAATTCCAGGTGAAGATATTCCATTAGGATTAAATATTAAAATACAAGATTTAATTTATAATAATATCCTTGAAGGAAAAGATGCAGCAGTTGTTGCTATGGATATACACACCGGTGAAATACTTGCTATGTGTTCTACTCCTTCATTTGATCCGAATAAATTTACGCAAGGAATATCAAAAGATTATTGGCAAAAACTTACTAACAATAAACATTTGCCATTAATAAATAAAACTATTTCACAGCAATATCCTCCTGGTTCTGTATTTAAAACTGTGGCAGCACTTGCAGCGGTTGAAAGTGGAATCGATCCAAATATGCGGGTTGAATGTAATGGTGGAATGTATGTAGGAAATCATAAATTTCATTGCTGGAAACATGAAGGGCATGGTGCATTAAATTTAGAGCAAGCAATTCAGCATTCGTGTAACATATATTTTTATAATATTGTTAAACGCATAGGTTTTGATAAAATTTCAGAAGTTGCAAAACAATTAGGTCTTGGGGACAGAATAAACATAGGATTAATAGGTGAAGTTGCAGGTATAATCCCAAATCGTGAATGGAAGAAAAAGAAACTAAAGCAAGAATGGCATTTAGGCGATAGTATTATTTGTGGAATAGGTCATGGTTATGTAAATGTTACACCTCTGCAATTAGCTGTGATGACAGCTCGTATTGCAAGTGGAAAAAAAGTGATCCCAAGGCTTACAGTTCCTAGTGAAGTTTATGAATTTGAAGATTTAAACTTTAACGAAAAATCATTAATAACTGTAAGGAATGGAATGGATATGGTAGTAAATCAGCCAGGTGGTACAGTTTATAGACATCGCTCTGAAGACCCTCGTTATAATTATGCGGCTAAAACAGGTACGGGCCAAGTTATTGGAATTAAACATGATAGTAAAGGTAAAGCTTTAAATGAAAATTTAAGTTGGGAAACAAGCCATCATGGAATTTGTATTGGATATGGACCTGTAATAAATCCTCGTTTTGCTTGTGCAACGGTTGTTGAACACGGTGGAAGTGGTGCAGGGTCAGCTGCTCCTGTGGTAAAAGAAGTTTTGCTTAAATTGCAACAGTTCAGTTAG
- a CDS encoding AtpZ/AtpI family protein — MNNKFNELDKKIKDLKYKTGLITKESSKKDFKLQDLALEFFVITIVGSGFGYLIDSWLKTKPIFFLICLLFGVISGFARIYKQTK; from the coding sequence GTGAACAATAAATTTAATGAATTAGACAAAAAAATAAAAGATCTAAAATATAAAACTGGACTTATAACTAAAGAAAGTTCGAAGAAAGATTTTAAACTTCAAGATTTAGCCCTTGAGTTTTTTGTTATAACCATTGTAGGTAGCGGCTTTGGCTACTTAATTGATTCATGGTTGAAAACTAAACCCATTTTTTTCTTGATTTGTTTATTATTTGGAGTTATTTCTGGATTTGCAAGAATTTATAAACAGACAAAATAA
- a CDS encoding septation protein SpoVG family protein, with amino-acid sequence MIISEVQIELIKPKNGLIGFASFVIDQSFYVSSVAIHTKLNGDGYRLTYPSKGTFTICHPINRKFSLAIEMAIFSKLKDVMKKVRENAENTF; translated from the coding sequence ATGATAATATCGGAAGTGCAAATTGAGCTTATCAAACCAAAAAACGGTTTAATAGGTTTTGCGAGCTTTGTAATAGACCAGAGTTTTTACGTTTCTAGCGTTGCAATTCATACAAAATTAAATGGTGATGGTTACCGTCTTACATATCCCAGCAAGGGAACTTTTACCATATGTCACCCTATAAATAGAAAATTTAGCCTGGCAATTGAGATGGCTATTTTTAGTAAATTGAAAGATGTAATGAAGAAGGTAAGAGAAAATGCCGAAAACACCTTCTGA
- a CDS encoding glycosyltransferase, whose product MLLTEIKNLSLQKATELLVLFEYEEDKASIKTFITDSSNLKEINRILNSNKCSNKFIKLPYQVLCQKILDKYVIKNFDHLSTYNLDKFNSSKINLLFSQKFFLLLSVCIIVCLIFLNHAFTITYLFISLNILYLAELSFKVILFLLGFWHNIFLKKRIEPHLIEENELPIYTILIPLYKEANMIERINETLFKLDYPQEKLDIKVILESCDNETILSAKEKLCFPHHLIIIPPYGPKTKPKALNLALLFAKGKLVTIYDAEDEPESLQLKQAVVLFKNNTSNLACVQAKLNFRNRKYNLLTKLFALEYAIWFEYVLVGLSLLKMPIPLGGNSNHFRLDNLKASGAWDPYNVTEDADLGIRLSKYNYETQLFDSFTYEEGTFKIENWLGQRSRWIKGFYQTYFVHSRKPIQAIKKLGLKKFIGFQFFIGLQSSSFLISPIISLSWIGLNFFYVQELTDVAKTLLIFNISLYVFNSILFSVIVSLQKKWSDNLFTIFLYPFYFILHSIASFKAFFEFLFKPHYWFKTPHGIKD is encoded by the coding sequence ATGTTGTTGACTGAGATTAAAAATTTATCATTACAAAAAGCCACTGAATTACTTGTTTTATTTGAATATGAAGAAGATAAGGCAAGTATTAAAACCTTTATAACTGATAGTAGTAATTTAAAGGAAATAAATAGAATTTTAAATAGTAATAAGTGTAGTAATAAATTTATTAAACTCCCTTATCAAGTCTTGTGTCAAAAAATTCTTGATAAATATGTAATAAAAAACTTTGACCACCTTAGTACATATAATTTAGATAAGTTCAATTCATCTAAAATAAATTTACTTTTTTCTCAAAAGTTTTTTTTATTATTATCAGTTTGTATCATTGTATGTTTAATTTTTTTAAACCATGCTTTCACCATTACATATTTATTTATTTCCCTTAATATTCTTTATCTTGCTGAGCTCAGTTTTAAAGTAATACTTTTTTTGCTAGGTTTTTGGCATAATATTTTTTTAAAGAAGAGAATTGAACCTCATTTAATTGAAGAGAATGAATTACCAATTTATACAATTTTAATTCCGCTTTATAAAGAAGCTAATATGATTGAAAGGATTAATGAAACTCTGTTTAAATTAGATTATCCTCAAGAAAAGTTAGATATTAAAGTAATATTAGAATCTTGCGATAATGAGACTATACTTTCAGCCAAAGAAAAGCTTTGCTTTCCTCATCACCTTATAATAATCCCTCCTTATGGACCTAAAACTAAACCTAAGGCTCTTAATTTAGCATTATTATTTGCTAAAGGTAAGTTGGTAACCATTTATGATGCAGAAGATGAACCTGAAAGTTTACAATTAAAACAAGCCGTTGTTTTGTTTAAAAATAATACTTCTAATCTAGCATGTGTGCAAGCTAAGCTTAATTTTAGAAATCGTAAATATAATCTTTTAACTAAATTATTTGCATTAGAATATGCTATTTGGTTTGAATACGTTTTAGTAGGGCTTAGTTTACTTAAAATGCCAATTCCGCTTGGCGGAAATAGTAATCATTTTAGACTTGATAATTTAAAAGCTTCAGGTGCATGGGATCCTTACAACGTAACAGAAGATGCTGATTTAGGTATAAGATTAAGTAAGTATAATTACGAAACTCAGCTATTTGATTCTTTTACATACGAAGAAGGAACTTTTAAAATAGAAAATTGGTTAGGGCAAAGATCACGTTGGATTAAAGGCTTTTATCAAACTTATTTTGTTCATTCACGTAAACCTATACAAGCTATAAAAAAATTAGGTTTAAAAAAATTTATCGGGTTTCAATTCTTTATCGGCCTTCAATCAAGTTCATTTTTGATTAGCCCAATTATTAGTCTCTCATGGATAGGTTTAAATTTTTTCTATGTTCAAGAATTAACTGATGTAGCTAAAACATTGCTTATTTTTAATATTAGTCTATATGTTTTTAATAGTATTTTATTTAGTGTAATAGTATCACTTCAAAAAAAATGGTCAGATAATTTATTTACCATATTTCTATATCCATTTTACTTCATTTTACATTCAATTGCCTCATTCAAAGCATTTTTTGAATTTCTTTTTAAACCTCATTATTGGTTTAAAACCCCTCATGGGATAAAAGATTGA
- a CDS encoding NAD(P)H-dependent oxidoreductase, whose product MRTLVVKYLPSGKASNTKILLDYFKNNIKGDIQELDLLSERPPIFTPESLEAYDLRDYLGEKLDSNLENKIKPFDEIINKFVNNDIVVIACPFYNFSYPGEMKNFFDAILLLGQTFTQHVENGITKYKGLMEGKKILTIYTAAGNVKEGSPHYHLNFLEPLGKTMYELMGFSEMKFVTAAVRIRFMSPEGKNEELTKKSIASACEELKEIAMKWYA is encoded by the coding sequence ATGAGAACTCTTGTTGTTAAATATTTACCTTCGGGTAAGGCTTCAAATACTAAAATATTGTTAGATTATTTTAAAAATAACATTAAAGGTGACATTCAAGAACTTGATTTATTAAGTGAAAGGCCGCCTATTTTTACGCCTGAATCGTTAGAAGCTTACGATTTAAGAGATTATTTAGGTGAAAAACTTGATTCAAATCTTGAAAATAAAATAAAGCCATTTGATGAAATCATTAATAAATTTGTAAATAATGATATAGTAGTTATCGCCTGTCCTTTTTACAATTTCTCTTATCCGGGTGAAATGAAAAATTTTTTCGATGCTATTTTATTATTAGGTCAAACTTTTACTCAGCATGTGGAAAATGGTATTACAAAATATAAAGGTTTAATGGAAGGTAAGAAAATTCTTACCATTTATACTGCGGCTGGGAATGTAAAGGAAGGTTCTCCACATTATCATTTGAATTTTTTAGAGCCTTTAGGTAAAACTATGTATGAACTTATGGGATTTTCTGAAATGAAATTTGTAACCGCTGCAGTAAGAATAAGATTTATGAGTCCTGAAGGTAAAAATGAAGAATTAACAAAAAAAAGTATAGCAAGTGCTTGCGAGGAACTTAAAGAAATAGCTATGAAATGGTATGCGTAA
- a CDS encoding tyrosine-type recombinase/integrase, translated as MPKTPSEKKIPIRKFDPRRIRKGFVYSAKDLAEIYGVNDSIIYRWVREEGLITIDDKSPVLFHHEILRQFLKHKEQSRRMPSGNIGDFPCLKCYQKRRAYKDEITLKKVNKKLWKIQGICSLCGCKMNMNTQANELLLIKTFGYSLVETLPKFSLIGNKTSNATTTSKRGVLNNKFTPQGKIIFHPNNERIKHDYFDKVIHRFGKNEKTRDLIISALLVFEEFNECKDFKLFSYQEAKEFKKYLLTRYSHSIQMAHRVITYVKEFFLWLKEQNGYKKLYYDDIKALQLSLKDQEKAKRTKPKDYLEAEKWQDLILSLDPHTEVDVRGRAMLACLLLTGIRVEALISLRIGDVNFARGYIFQDSTHVKTKFSSSNKTNLLQFKPRIKQILVEWVELLRSEYGFSNDDPLFPRISVSINDGLQFQRSGFVKEFLVSTSIVNQELSKQLEKANIGHYTAHTIRNSLIALFMEFDLTAEQLKAVSQNISHKSLDTTLNSYYTVHEHRKDKIIEELDIERLTKLQKLKNNPKYHFILSQITDEEAIDKVFEALINNKDVKS; from the coding sequence ATGCCGAAAACACCTTCTGAGAAAAAAATACCAATAAGAAAATTTGATCCTAGACGTATCCGTAAAGGTTTTGTTTATTCAGCAAAAGATTTGGCAGAGATATATGGAGTTAATGACTCTATTATTTATAGATGGGTAAGAGAAGAAGGGTTAATCACTATTGATGATAAATCACCCGTTTTATTTCACCATGAAATTTTACGGCAATTTTTAAAACACAAAGAACAATCAAGAAGAATGCCTAGTGGTAATATAGGTGATTTTCCATGTTTAAAATGTTATCAAAAACGAAGGGCATATAAGGATGAAATTACCCTTAAAAAGGTGAATAAAAAATTATGGAAAATACAAGGTATATGTTCTTTATGTGGTTGCAAAATGAATATGAATACACAAGCTAACGAGTTACTTTTAATCAAAACATTTGGTTATAGTTTGGTTGAGACGCTACCTAAATTTAGTTTAATAGGTAATAAAACATCCAACGCTACAACCACTTCTAAAAGAGGGGTATTAAATAACAAGTTTACGCCTCAAGGAAAAATAATTTTTCATCCAAACAATGAACGAATAAAACATGATTATTTTGATAAGGTGATTCATAGATTTGGTAAGAATGAAAAGACACGTGACCTGATTATATCTGCTTTATTAGTTTTTGAGGAGTTTAACGAATGTAAGGATTTTAAGCTATTCTCATATCAGGAAGCAAAGGAATTTAAAAAATATTTATTAACTCGATATAGCCACAGCATACAAATGGCTCATAGAGTAATCACTTATGTAAAGGAATTCTTTTTATGGCTGAAAGAGCAAAACGGTTATAAAAAGTTATATTATGATGATATTAAAGCATTGCAATTATCATTAAAAGACCAAGAAAAAGCTAAGAGAACTAAACCAAAAGATTACCTAGAGGCTGAAAAATGGCAGGATTTAATTTTGAGTCTTGATCCGCATACTGAGGTTGATGTTAGAGGCAGAGCAATGCTTGCATGTCTTCTACTTACTGGAATAAGAGTTGAAGCATTAATCTCATTAAGAATTGGGGACGTAAACTTTGCAAGAGGTTATATTTTCCAAGATTCAACCCATGTAAAAACAAAATTTTCATCTTCAAATAAAACCAATTTATTGCAATTTAAACCGAGAATAAAACAAATACTTGTTGAATGGGTTGAATTATTACGTTCAGAATATGGTTTTAGTAATGATGACCCTTTATTTCCTAGAATAAGCGTATCAATAAACGATGGTTTGCAGTTTCAGAGAAGTGGTTTTGTTAAAGAATTTTTGGTCAGTACCTCTATAGTGAATCAGGAACTTAGCAAGCAATTAGAAAAAGCTAATATCGGTCATTATACGGCACATACTATAAGAAATTCTTTAATAGCTTTATTTATGGAATTTGATCTTACTGCCGAACAGTTAAAAGCTGTAAGCCAGAATATATCACATAAAAGTCTGGATACGACTTTGAATAGTTATTATACAGTACATGAACATAGAAAAGACAAGATAATAGAAGAGCTTGATATTGAACGTTTGACAAAGTTGCAGAAATTGAAGAATAATCCGAAATATCATTTTATACTCTCTCAAATCACAGATGAAGAAGCTATAGACAAGGTTTTTGAAGCTTTAATTAATAATAAGGATGTAAAGTCATGA
- the uvrC gene encoding excinuclease ABC subunit UvrC — protein MNLKSFELVSDIAKKLPPKPGVYRMIDANSKILYVGKARNLKKRVSNYASPLRLNNRLIRMVEQIVNIEVIVTASEAEALLLEASLIKSLKPKYNILLRDDKSFPYIFIRTDHEFPQVVKYRGQKKEEGLYFGPFASARDVNNAINELQKIFLLRPCSDNYFSGRKRPCLEYQIKRCSAPCVNFISKDEYNTSVKAAHEFLKGNTKGLLDDLIKQMEEASKIEDYEKAAWLRDRIKALNYVQSRNRLQLAGESDVDVIALYRVNKQACIQIFFFRGGQNYGNKAFFPSHAEDCSNPEIMGAFIGQFYQDRISPPSIWLNEELEEADELSSVLSQLANHKVKITVPKRGEPEKIVKLAYENAQSALMQRISQEEKNESLFREIENNFNLPRTIKRIEVYDNSHISGTNAVGAMIVAGINGFIKNEYKKYNIKTNTSTTGGDDYQMLREVLTRRIRRLINNNPEYTEEIWPDLMLIDGGKGQATIVEEVMQSYKLNIPYVCIAKGKDRNAGNERFFNKSLDGISFDKSSDMMKFLQILRDEAHRFAIGSHRKRRSMAIGKSKLDEIPGIGPKRKKDLLNYFGSYDALKNSGLEDIEKVPGINKIIAKQIHDYLHQ, from the coding sequence ATGAATTTAAAATCATTCGAATTAGTTTCAGATATTGCTAAAAAATTACCGCCTAAACCTGGCGTTTATCGAATGATAGATGCAAATAGTAAAATATTATATGTAGGTAAGGCGCGGAATTTAAAAAAAAGAGTAAGTAATTATGCAAGTCCTTTAAGGCTTAATAATCGACTTATTCGTATGGTTGAACAGATTGTAAATATTGAAGTTATTGTAACCGCTAGTGAAGCCGAAGCATTGCTTCTTGAAGCTAGTTTAATTAAAAGCCTTAAACCTAAATATAATATTTTACTTCGAGATGATAAATCATTTCCGTATATTTTTATTCGTACTGATCATGAATTTCCACAAGTAGTTAAATACCGAGGTCAAAAGAAAGAAGAGGGACTTTACTTTGGTCCTTTTGCATCAGCAAGAGATGTAAATAATGCCATTAATGAACTCCAGAAAATATTTTTACTAAGACCTTGTTCAGATAATTATTTTTCTGGAAGGAAAAGGCCATGTTTAGAATATCAAATTAAACGTTGCTCAGCGCCGTGTGTAAATTTTATTTCCAAGGATGAATATAATACTTCGGTAAAAGCAGCTCATGAGTTCTTAAAGGGTAATACAAAAGGTTTACTTGATGATTTAATTAAACAAATGGAAGAGGCAAGTAAAATTGAAGATTACGAAAAAGCAGCCTGGCTTCGCGACCGAATTAAAGCTTTAAATTATGTTCAATCACGTAATAGGCTTCAGTTAGCTGGTGAAAGTGATGTGGATGTAATTGCGCTTTACCGGGTTAATAAACAGGCTTGTATTCAAATTTTCTTTTTTCGTGGAGGGCAAAACTACGGAAATAAGGCGTTTTTTCCTAGTCATGCAGAAGACTGTAGTAACCCTGAAATTATGGGTGCTTTTATAGGGCAGTTTTATCAAGATAGAATATCGCCACCCTCAATTTGGCTTAATGAAGAATTAGAAGAAGCTGATGAACTTTCAAGTGTTTTATCGCAGCTTGCAAATCACAAGGTAAAAATAACTGTACCTAAACGCGGTGAGCCAGAAAAAATAGTTAAACTTGCTTATGAAAATGCTCAAAGTGCCCTCATGCAAAGAATTTCTCAAGAAGAAAAAAATGAGTCTTTATTTAGAGAAATAGAAAATAATTTCAATTTACCAAGAACAATTAAAAGAATTGAAGTGTACGATAATAGCCATATAAGTGGTACAAATGCTGTAGGTGCAATGATAGTTGCAGGAATTAATGGATTTATTAAAAACGAATATAAAAAATATAATATAAAAACAAATACTAGTACTACGGGTGGTGATGATTATCAAATGTTACGTGAAGTTTTAACCCGGAGAATAAGAAGATTGATAAATAATAATCCTGAATATACTGAAGAAATATGGCCAGATTTAATGCTTATTGATGGTGGTAAAGGGCAGGCGACAATTGTAGAAGAAGTAATGCAATCTTATAAGTTAAATATACCGTATGTATGTATAGCTAAAGGTAAAGATAGAAATGCAGGTAATGAAAGGTTTTTTAATAAAAGTTTAGATGGAATAAGCTTTGATAAATCATCTGATATGATGAAATTTTTACAAATTTTAAGAGATGAAGCTCATAGATTTGCTATAGGATCGCACCGTAAACGCCGATCAATGGCTATTGGTAAGTCTAAATTAGATGAGATACCTGGTATTGGACCTAAACGTAAAAAAGATTTACTTAATTATTTTGGTTCATACGATGCTTTAAAAAATTCAGGTCTTGAAGATATAGAAAAAGTACCTGGGATAAATAAAATTATAGCAAAACAAATACATGACTATTTACACCAATAA
- a CDS encoding recombinase family protein, with amino-acid sequence MDSSEKFRKNLDVLLANDYRNKISDNVKRSNRKKLEEGTILGDSPLGYINSKRVDKKKEKVEVYIDPIRGSLVKKMFELYATGMYSMSELCDLITKEGLRSKKGHKISKTQVELILKNPFYYGYMKYNGILYKHIHPILISKELFDECEQVRTGRRKNRSKRTEKSFILKGLLKCQHCGCSYSPEIKKDKYVYMRPTKSKGDCSYCYHLNENKILSQIEEVLKGMKIPENILANLNEELKNSSDKEHNHQIQESQKLQNQYQTIQNRVKRVRELYLDAEISKEEYDDMMTELQAERHNVEVRLQRLSHADDNFNKSIATIFALASKAHNLFKSSELEEKRRIINILFPNLQMDSEKLVFTLRKPFDMFINAKDRQEWLPGRDSNPRPSG; translated from the coding sequence ATGGATAGTTCTGAGAAATTCAGGAAGAACCTTGATGTGTTGCTAGCTAATGATTACCGTAATAAAATTTCTGATAATGTTAAAAGAAGTAATAGGAAAAAGCTTGAAGAAGGCACTATTCTTGGTGACTCTCCTCTAGGTTACATAAATAGCAAAAGGGTAGATAAGAAAAAAGAGAAAGTTGAGGTTTATATTGATCCTATACGTGGCAGTTTAGTAAAAAAGATGTTTGAATTATATGCTACAGGTATGTACTCAATGAGTGAGTTATGCGATCTAATAACAAAAGAAGGTTTAAGAAGTAAAAAGGGGCATAAAATATCTAAAACTCAGGTTGAGCTTATACTAAAAAATCCATTTTATTATGGATATATGAAATATAATGGTATTTTGTATAAGCATATTCATCCTATTTTGATATCAAAAGAATTATTCGACGAATGCGAGCAGGTTAGAACTGGGCGGAGAAAAAATAGATCTAAACGTACCGAAAAGTCATTCATATTAAAAGGACTTTTAAAATGCCAACATTGTGGTTGTAGCTATAGTCCGGAAATTAAAAAAGATAAATATGTTTATATGCGTCCAACCAAGAGCAAAGGAGATTGTTCTTATTGCTACCATTTAAATGAAAATAAAATACTTTCCCAAATTGAAGAGGTGTTAAAAGGTATGAAAATACCTGAAAATATTTTAGCTAATTTAAATGAAGAATTAAAGAATAGCTCGGATAAAGAACATAATCATCAAATTCAGGAAAGCCAAAAGCTGCAAAATCAATACCAGACAATCCAAAATAGAGTTAAAAGAGTTAGAGAATTATATTTAGATGCTGAAATATCAAAAGAAGAATATGATGATATGATGACCGAACTTCAAGCAGAAAGACATAATGTAGAAGTCAGGTTACAAAGATTATCGCATGCAGATGATAATTTTAATAAATCAATCGCTACAATTTTTGCTTTAGCATCAAAAGCTCATAATTTATTCAAAAGTTCGGAACTAGAGGAAAAAAGGAGAATTATCAATATTTTATTTCCGAACTTACAAATGGACTCTGAAAAGCTAGTCTTTACGCTGAGAAAGCCATTCGATATGTTCATAAATGCGAAGGATCGTCAAGAGTGGCTCCCCGGGAGGGATTCGAACCCCCGACCAAGCGGTTAA